One genomic region from Capra hircus breed San Clemente chromosome 18, ASM170441v1, whole genome shotgun sequence encodes:
- the FFAR1 gene encoding free fatty acid receptor 1: protein MDLPPQLSFALYVAAFVLGFPLNTLAIAGAVSHARLRLTPSLVYALHLGCSDLLLATSLPLKAVEALAGGAWPLPAPLCPAFALVHFAPLYAGGGFLAALSVGRYLGAAFPLGYQAARRPLYSWGVCVAIWAIVLCHLGLVFGLEAPGGWLDNSTSSLGISTPVNGSPICLEAWDPASAGPARFSVSLLLFFLPLVITAFCYVGCLRALARSGLSHRRKLKAAWVAGGALLTLLLCLGPYNASNVAGFLHPNIGGQWRQLGLITGAWSVVLNPLVTGYLGRRPGRGTVCVAKTKTGASQKQ from the coding sequence ATGGACCTGCCCCCGCAGCTCTCCTTTGCCCTCTATGTGGCTGCCTTCGTGCTGGGCTTTCCACTCAACACCCTGGCCATCGCCGGCGCCGTGTCCCACGCCCGGCTGCGCCTCACCCCCAGCCTGGTCTATGCCCTCCACCTGGGCTGCTCTGATCTCCTGCTGGCGACCTCTCTGCCCCTGAAGGCGGTGGAGGCCCTGGCTGGGGGCGCCTGGCCCCTGCCGGCCCCACTCTGTCCTGCCTTTGCCCTGGTCCACTTCGCTCCACTCTATGCGGGTGGGGGCTTCCTGGCAGCCCTGAGTGTCGGCCGCTACCTCGGAGCTGCCTTCCCTCTGGGCTACCAAGCTGCCCGGAGGCCGCTCTActcctggggtgtgtgtgtggctatATGGGCCATCGTCCTCTGTCACCTGGGGCTGGTCTTTGGGCTGGAGGCCCCGGGGGGCTGGCTGGACAATTCCACCAGCTCCCTGGGCATCAGCACTCCAGTCAATGGCTCTCCGATCTGCCTGGAGGCCTGGGACCCGGCATCGGCGGGCCCTGCTCGCTTCAGCGTCTCGCTTCTGCTCTTCTTTCTGCCACTGGTCATCACGGCCTTCTGCTACGTGGGCTGCCTCCGGGCACTGGCCCGCTCGGGCCTGAGCCATAGACGGAAGCTAAAGGCAGCCTGGGTGGCCGGCGGGGCCCTGCTCACGCTGCTGCTCTGCTTAGGACCCTACAACGCCTCCAACGTGGCTGGCTTCCTGCACCCCAATATCGGAGGCCAGTGGCGGCAGCTGGGGCTCATCACAGGTGCTTGGAGCGTGGTGCTCAACCCTTTGGTGACCGGCTACTTGGGAAGGCGCCCTGGCCGGGGGACAGTCTgtgtggcaaaaacaaaaacaggggcATCCCAGAAACAGTAG